The following coding sequences lie in one Halogeometricum rufum genomic window:
- a CDS encoding NADH-quinone oxidoreductase subunit B: MSSEQNQPFVTDDTQVQTKTRDARMTGSGTDNRFNSKLREAFGSSPFILTKFDNFMNWVRGSSMFMLQFGIACCSIEMMHTYSVKHDLDRFHAGVPRASPRQADVIIVPGTIVSKFAPRMKRVYDQMPEPKFVIGMGSCTISGGPFQEGYNVIKGAEEVIPVDIHVPGCPPRPEALVYGVAKLQQRIAQGESSPVTVKPYELEQFGDLEQDELIDHLADQIDEDDLVMRYNWADSP; the protein is encoded by the coding sequence ATGAGTAGCGAACAGAACCAACCATTTGTCACGGACGACACACAGGTACAGACCAAGACCCGCGACGCCCGGATGACGGGGTCGGGGACGGACAACCGGTTCAACTCCAAGCTTCGCGAGGCGTTCGGCTCCTCGCCGTTCATCCTCACGAAGTTCGACAACTTCATGAACTGGGTCCGCGGGTCCTCGATGTTCATGCTGCAGTTCGGTATCGCGTGCTGCAGCATCGAGATGATGCACACCTACTCGGTGAAACACGACCTCGACCGGTTCCACGCCGGGGTCCCGCGCGCGTCGCCGCGACAGGCGGACGTCATCATCGTGCCGGGGACCATCGTCTCGAAGTTCGCGCCGCGCATGAAGCGCGTGTACGACCAGATGCCCGAGCCGAAGTTCGTCATCGGCATGGGTTCGTGCACCATCTCGGGCGGCCCGTTCCAGGAGGGGTACAACGTCATCAAGGGCGCCGAGGAGGTCATCCCGGTGGACATCCACGTCCCGGGCTGTCCCCCGCGCCCCGAGGCACTCGTCTACGGCGTCGCCAAACTGCAACAGCGCATCGCGCAGGGCGAGTCGAGTCCGGTGACGGTCAAGCCGTACGAACTGGAGCAGTTCGGGGACCTCGAACAGGACGAACTCATCGACCACCTCGCGGACCAGATCGACGAGGACGACCTGGTCATGCGGTACAACTGGGCTGATTCGCCATGA